From a single Dendropsophus ebraccatus isolate aDenEbr1 chromosome 8, aDenEbr1.pat, whole genome shotgun sequence genomic region:
- the AVPI1 gene encoding arginine vasopressin-induced protein 1, with protein MGTPASVISSPAAAGWQAPEPRTRKKASANIFKDIDLLQIQTLFRTSGDECADERAQIIYNYAGDRRIAEALINLRRKKRNKGFHTSHPKLSGDGMGGLSVQNFSKLCINEDEASGEEDPAQSVSDPQDRPPLCTAKKATGVQRTKNKLKRHQKRQISGYLHQIKR; from the exons ATGGGGACGCCAGCATCTGTGATCAGCTCCCCTGCGGCAGCGGGATGGCAGGCTCCAGAACCCCGCACCCGGAAGAAGGCCTCTGCCAACATCTTCAAAGACATTGACCTTCTGCAGATACAGACGCTCTTCCGCACCAGCGGAGACGAGTGTGCGGATGAGCGAGCGCAGATCATCTACAACTATGCCGGAGACAGGCGCATCGCAGAAGCCCTGATCAACCTCCGCAGGAAGAAGAGGAACAAGGGGTTTCATACATCGCATCCCAAACTAAGCGGGGATGGAATGGGAGGGCTGTCTGTGCAGAACTTCAGTAAACTCTG CATCAATGAAGATGAGGCTTCTGGAGAGGAGGATCCCGCCCAGTCTGTCAGCGATCCCCAGGACAGGCCGCCACTGTGCACGGCCAAGAAAGCAACCGGAGTCCAGAGAACCAAGAATAAACTAAAGCGGCACCAGAAGAGACAGATCTCCGGCTACCTGCACCAGATAAAGCGATGA